One genomic region from Knoellia sp. p5-6-4 encodes:
- the kynU gene encoding kynureninase: MSDLADRARRLDDEHAATDRRSLFRIPDGVIYLDGNSLGALSLAAAETAADVVARQWGEQLIRAWNESDWWGAPERVGDRIGALLGASPGQVVVTDSTSVNLFKVVVAASRMRPGRSTVLTDPDSFPTDLYITQSAADLLGLTVELVPVAEAADRIAELGSSLAVASYSQVDYRTGELWDLAALTRATHEVGALACWDLCHSAGVMPVGLDAAEADFAVGCGYKYLSGGPGAPAFVYVAERHLADFDSPLTGWQGHASPFAMSREYEPAPTITRARVGTAPLISLLTLEGALTAFDGLGVDDVRARSLSLTSFFVECLGALGVDLPVATPSADERRGSQVSLRHPDAYAVVQALIARGVIGDFREPDIVRLGFAPLYLSHADVLAAAEHLAAVVRDREFERPEFRTRAAVT; this comes from the coding sequence ATGTCAGACCTCGCAGACCGGGCGCGCCGGCTCGACGACGAGCACGCCGCCACCGACCGCCGCAGCCTCTTCCGCATCCCCGACGGCGTCATCTACCTCGACGGCAACTCCCTCGGGGCCCTGTCCCTCGCGGCCGCGGAGACCGCCGCCGACGTGGTGGCCAGGCAGTGGGGCGAGCAGCTCATCCGCGCGTGGAACGAGTCGGACTGGTGGGGCGCGCCCGAGCGCGTCGGCGACCGGATCGGCGCCCTGCTCGGGGCGTCGCCGGGGCAGGTCGTCGTCACCGACTCCACCTCGGTCAACCTCTTCAAGGTCGTGGTGGCCGCCTCGCGCATGCGCCCGGGCCGCAGCACGGTGCTGACCGACCCCGACTCCTTCCCCACCGACCTCTACATCACGCAGTCGGCGGCCGACCTGCTCGGTCTCACCGTCGAGCTCGTGCCCGTGGCCGAGGCCGCCGACCGGATCGCCGAGCTGGGCTCCTCGCTGGCGGTGGCCTCCTACTCGCAGGTCGACTACCGCACCGGCGAGCTGTGGGACCTCGCCGCGCTGACCCGCGCTACCCACGAGGTCGGCGCGCTGGCCTGCTGGGACTTGTGCCACTCGGCCGGCGTGATGCCGGTCGGCCTCGATGCGGCCGAGGCCGACTTCGCGGTCGGCTGCGGCTACAAGTACCTCAGCGGAGGCCCGGGGGCACCGGCATTCGTCTACGTCGCCGAGCGGCACCTCGCCGACTTCGACAGCCCGCTGACCGGGTGGCAGGGCCACGCGAGCCCCTTCGCCATGTCCCGCGAGTACGAGCCCGCCCCCACCATCACCCGCGCGCGGGTGGGCACCGCACCGCTGATCTCCCTGCTCACCCTCGAGGGAGCACTGACGGCCTTCGACGGGCTCGGCGTGGACGACGTGCGCGCACGGTCGCTGTCGCTGACCTCGTTCTTCGTGGAGTGCCTCGGCGCGCTCGGCGTCGACCTCCCGGTCGCGACCCCGAGCGCGGACGAGCGGCGCGGCTCACAGGTGAGCCTGCGGCACCCCGACGCGTATGCCGTGGTGCAGGCCCTCATCGCCCGCGGGGTCATCGGGGACTTCCGGGAGCCCGACATCGTGCGGCTCGGCTTCGCGCCCCTCTACCTCTCGCACGCCGACGTGCTCGCCGCCGCGGAGCACCTCGCCGCGGTGGTGCGCGACCGGGAGTTCGAGCGGCCCGAGTTCCGGACCCGGGCGGCCGTCACCTGA